GATGCGCCGCCACTCGTTTATTGTTGTTTATATTCTTCCGCCTTCCCTCTTTCCCCATCACCCCACATTAAGCAAAGTAACATTACTTGGAAGCTCTTTAGGTTCCTTCCGCTTAGCCAGAGCCGATCGCGGTAGCACCCGTAAAACCTCCGCGATCGTAGTAATCCCAGACAGCACCTTAGCGATCACCGCTTGGCGAAAAGACTGAAAATCATTGCTATGGAGATAGCGCGTCAATTGCGTCATCGAACCCTCATAGATAATTTGCCGAATAGAATCATCAACCTCCAGTAATTCGATAATTGCCTCCCGACCTAAATAGCCCGTATCAAAACATTTAGGACAGCCCTTACCCTTACGAAAGTTTTGATGACTCACCTCACTACGCACCAAACCGATCGCCTCAAGCTCATGGTCAGATGGCACATAGGCACTAGAGCAATGGGGACAAACCCGACGGACAAGGCGTTGAGCCACCACACCCAGCAAAGCATCACTTACCAAACTAGGATCGAGTCCCATATCCTTAATGCGAGGAATCGCACTAGGAGCATCATTAGTGTGCATAGTTGTTAACACCAAATGTCCCGTCAGCGCCGCCCGAATAGCCGTCTCCGCCGTTTCAGCATCACGAATTTCACCAACCATAATGATGTCAGGATCTTGACGTAGAATTGCCCGTAAGCCAGAGGCAAAAGTCATGCCCGCTAACTCATTAACTTGAGTCTGGGTAATATTGGAGAGGACATACTCTACAGGATCTTCCACCGTTGTGACATTGACATTTTCCGTAGCGATCGCCTGTAGGCTCGTATAGAGAGTACTAGTTTTACCCGAACCTGTAGGCCCTGTAAAAATAATCATTCCTTGAGGTTGACTGAGCCAGTTTTCGTAAGTATGGCGAGACTTTTCGGTAAAGCCCAAATCCGCGATATTAGTAAAGGGATTTTCTTGAGGCAGTAGCCGAATGACGATCTTCTCACCGTTGACGCAGGGCAGAGTACTCACCCGCAGATCTAAGTCTTTGGCAATGTTATCCTCAGCCGTGTATTGCTCACCAATGCGACCATCTTGGGGGCGGCGACTATCAGCAATATCCATTTCCGCCATGACCTTTAGCGCCACGATTACTTTGCGGCTAATGTCTAATGGTAAAGTTTTGATATCACGGAGAATGCCATCAATACGGAATCGAATCCGTAACCCTTTATCGGTAGGCTCTAAGTGAATGTCACTAGCCCGACATTGCAAAGCACTAGCGAGAATCGCTTTAATCCGCCCAATTTGGTCAGTAGCTTTAGCTAACTTTAACTCTGCGGTTTCCGCGATCGCCATTGGCTCAAGATCGTCACCAAAGGGTAAATTCCCCTCACCAATAGAAATATCGGAAGCACTCCCAATACGGATATTTTGTCTGCGAAACCAATCACGATAGCTCTTTTTGCTAATCGCAATTATTTCCACAGTCATTCCTAGTCGCGAACTAAGACTCTTAATATCTTGAACAGATAATTCCTCTGGGGAACCCAGAAAAAAGCGTCCTTGCCATAGCAGTAGAGGAATAATCGCTGGTAGTCCCGCTTGATTACCAATCTTTTGAAAAAAGCGATCGCTGACTTCAGGATCGAGGAGATTAACCGCTACCGTGCCATCAGAAAATACCAGTTGGGCAAGAGCCTCTTCACAGGAGATTTTGCCAGATTTCAACAATTGCCAAGGACTAGTGGGAGTGGCAAAAGGAATTGCCGAATTAGATGAATTAATAGTTGGAGAATTCATATTAACCTTGAAATTTAACCTTGAAAGTCGGAATTAGCATCGGGCAAACCTGCGGGTTGTTGATTGCAAGTACCCGTTTGTTCGCATCGTTGATTTTTTTTGCAGAAGTCAGAGAGCAATCGTGTCTTTTCGGCTGTTTCGCCTAATTCGACATTACAAATATTTGGACTGCGGAAACCACAGATAGATGAGAGATCTAGCGCCTGATTAGTAGAGATTTGGGCAAAACAAATCGGCGGATTGTTATGGAGTGAAGCAGGCTCAATATTTGGGAACCTAGTTAATAGTGGTTCAGCCAAGCTAGGACTAGCGAATAGAAGCGAGACAAATGAGGCGATCGCCGCTTTAGGAGAAAGTTGGATAAACATGAGAACCTACAAATAAAAAACTTTAGATATAAGTGCGGCGCAAAGCGCCGCACTTATATCTGTTAGCTATGGCATTGGGCGAGAGTTAGGTGCATTGCCAAAGACAACAGCACTAGCAACCCACTGATTAGTGCCTGAGATGCGATACCAACGAGCATCGGGTGTCCTCATCCACAAATCTCTCTCAGTAGTGCCATACTGCCAAGCATCAAAGTTAATTCTTTGATTGCCGCCGATGCGTCGGACAACTCCGAAGTTTGTACCAGGACCAGAGCGAACATTGATGCCGCCAGAAGCACTGGTTCCAGAAAATCTGACAGAACGGATAGGATTACTTGGAGGTCTGGAAACATTGCCTCTTACCCAGTAAGAGACATCAGAACGTCCATTTACAGGAGTTGCAAAATCGACGATGGCAACATTGGTGCAGTTAAATTCTGAGAACCATCTACCACCTTGGTTTGAGCCTCGTACAGTCAGAAAAGTACTGCCATTGCGAACTGAAGTTCTCTCAACAATGCCCACATGACCATATCTAGCATGAGCGCCGCGAAAGGTGGGTTGCATGATCACAACTGCACCAGGTTGAGGACTGTTGACACGGGTAAATCCATGTCGAGGTAAGCTATGAATCATATCTTTAGCATTACCCACAGCAGCCGTAATCCCAAAGCGGTTTTTGACATATCCGACACATTGGCAGGTGCTGGCAGCTTCGCTAGGACTTGCAAATAGTTGAGAGAGAACTACACTACTAGGGACGATTGCCGCTAAGCTAAGGAGGCTAGAAACTGCGGTCTTTTTGAAGGAAGGCTTGATCTTTGTAAGTATTGTCATCGCTTTATGCGCTTGTGTTTGAAGTTGTTTAATCTTTTGAACACTGCGATTCTGCACTAGAGGTGGGAAGGGGGCTTTCCATTTATTCCCAAAGAAAAAAGGCGATGCAATGCATCGCCTTTTTTCTTTGCTTTTTAGATTTCGTACATCTTCCAAAGTTCATTGATATCTTCTCGCATCTCTTGCCGCAAATCCCAAGGCGATAGTACCTCCACCTGTTGTCCCCAAGCCCGTAAACGCATAATCACAGCCCGATCGCCAACGTGATATTCCACCCGACAATAGACATCTCGATGGGGACGCGATCGCATTATTTGTAAAAGCTGTTCATTCTGTTCAGGAGTATTCGCACTCGCATTCTTGAGCAAGCGTTCAGCATCATCGTAGGAGATAGTCTTAAATAGAGCAGTGCGCTCAGTCCGCTCAATATAATTGCCATGAAAATACTGATTAAACCTAAGCAGCATCGTTTGTTTGGGACGGAAAAAGTCAAACCCCAGCGCTCTGCCCATTTCCGCATTCACGTCATCAATGGTTGGCAAGGTTCCCCGATCGCGTTTTTGTTTGAGGGCAATCGGGATCTGGCGATCGCTCCATGAGAGAGTTGTAATTGACTCAATCCGATCTAA
This Pseudanabaena galeata CCNP1313 DNA region includes the following protein-coding sequences:
- a CDS encoding GspE/PulE family protein codes for the protein MNSPTINSSNSAIPFATPTSPWQLLKSGKISCEEALAQLVFSDGTVAVNLLDPEVSDRFFQKIGNQAGLPAIIPLLLWQGRFFLGSPEELSVQDIKSLSSRLGMTVEIIAISKKSYRDWFRRQNIRIGSASDISIGEGNLPFGDDLEPMAIAETAELKLAKATDQIGRIKAILASALQCRASDIHLEPTDKGLRIRFRIDGILRDIKTLPLDISRKVIVALKVMAEMDIADSRRPQDGRIGEQYTAEDNIAKDLDLRVSTLPCVNGEKIVIRLLPQENPFTNIADLGFTEKSRHTYENWLSQPQGMIIFTGPTGSGKTSTLYTSLQAIATENVNVTTVEDPVEYVLSNITQTQVNELAGMTFASGLRAILRQDPDIIMVGEIRDAETAETAIRAALTGHLVLTTMHTNDAPSAIPRIKDMGLDPSLVSDALLGVVAQRLVRRVCPHCSSAYVPSDHELEAIGLVRSEVSHQNFRKGKGCPKCFDTGYLGREAIIELLEVDDSIRQIIYEGSMTQLTRYLHSNDFQSFRQAVIAKVLSGITTIAEVLRVLPRSALAKRKEPKELPSNVTLLNVG
- a CDS encoding CHAP domain-containing protein; amino-acid sequence: MTILTKIKPSFKKTAVSSLLSLAAIVPSSVVLSQLFASPSEAASTCQCVGYVKNRFGITAAVGNAKDMIHSLPRHGFTRVNSPQPGAVVIMQPTFRGAHARYGHVGIVERTSVRNGSTFLTVRGSNQGGRWFSEFNCTNVAIVDFATPVNGRSDVSYWVRGNVSRPPSNPIRSVRFSGTSASGGINVRSGPGTNFGVVRRIGGNQRINFDAWQYGTTERDLWMRTPDARWYRISGTNQWVASAVVFGNAPNSRPMP